The following is a genomic window from Armatimonadota bacterium.
GCATCGCCCAGGCGCGCCGCGGTCGCGACATCAGCGAGGGCGGCGAAGCGACGCTCGCCGGTCGCATCGTGAATCCAGTGCGCCTCGCCGGCGATGGAGTTGTAGTTGCGGCGTCCCGCGCCGAATACCGCCGTGCGCGCGCGGTCGCGGCCGTAGAGGGTGAAGGATTTGCCCGCCGCGTCGAGGGACCGCATGACGAGCGACTCCGGGATGCGAACGCGAGCGGCGGCGTCGTCAACTGCGGCGCCGGCGTCGCGGAAGCGGCCGCGCATGTCGTCGTGTGGGAGGTGCACGCCGACCTCGGCGAGGATGCGCAGCGACGCCTGGTGCAGCACTTCGATCTGCGTATCGTCGAGGACGCTCAGGTTCATCGTCTTCTCCGGGTTGCTGTCGCCGCGGCCTTGCGGTAACGCCGTGCGGTCAGCGCCCGCGCGCCCAGTTCCAGCCGCTCCGCGGCTAGTTGAGTTCGTCCTCCTCCCGGCGGGTGGGATCGTGGATGCGGTGCGGCGGTCGCAGGCGCTTGAGTTCGCTGAAGTAGATCGGGGCAAACCTCGTGTCGAGTTCGACGGCGCGGCCGGTCTCGCCGCTGTCGAGCGCGCGGATCATGATCTCGGTCACATGCAGCGCGTGCTCCGGCGTGACGATCGGCTCGGTGCCGCTGCGGATGCACTCGACGAGATGGTCGAGGCCGGCGGTCCAGTGATAATCGTGCTCCATCTCGTCGAATACCTGCCAGCACCCCGCGCTGTTCTGCCACAGCTCGCAGCCGTGCGGCCCCCAGGTGTGGCCGAGCATCTGGATGACGCCCTCCGCGCCGTAGATCTCTAGCGCCGCGGTGCGCTGGCGTTGGATAGTGAAGCCCGTGACCGCGGAAGCGAAGACCGAGTCCCCGAAGTCGAGAATGAGGTGGATGCTGTCGGCGGCCTCGACCCGCATCGGCGTGCCGGCGACAATGCGTTCGGGCACGCAGATACCGGTCATCGCCGTGACCCGTTTCGCCGGGCCGAGCAGACCGGTGAGCGCGGTGATGTCGTACACCCCGAGGTCAAACAGCGCGCCGCCGCCCGCCTGGTAGAACCATTCCGACCAGTCCGGCCCGGCCCAGCCGTAGATCGCCCGCGCGGTGTACACTTCGCCGATGTCGCCGCGCGCGATGTGCTGGGACATGGTCTGGAAGGTGCGACTGAGGATGACGAACGGCGCGCAGATGAGATGGCCGGGGCTGGTGCGCGCCTGCTCGGCCAGCGCGCGGGCATCGGTGACGCTCGTCGCCATCGGCTTCTCGACCAAGACATGCTTGCCCGCGGCGAGCGCCGCGCCCGCCATCTCAGAGTGAGACTTGTTCGGGGTGAAGACGAGGACGACGTCCACATCGTCGCGGCGGAGCAGGGCATCAATGTCCGGCACCGTATGCGGCACGCCGTACTGGGCCGCATATTCCTCGGCGCGCCCCGGCAGCGCGTCACAGCACGCGACGTGACGGGCGTTGCCCTGTGCCTCAAGGCGGCGCAGCGGCTCGCCGTACGCGCGCGCCACGCTGCCGCAGCCGACGATGCCGAGGCCGATCGGATCCGGATCTGCTGTTTCGTTCACGTATGCCTCCCCTCGCGCGCCGCGCAGTTCGAACGTGTGCCGGTCGCTTCGTATTGCGCGACAAGTAGTTGCCCGCGCGCGCGCGTCACCTGTCATGGTGCAGCCGGAGCGGTTCCGCGAAGTCCTCGGTCATTGTCTCCGGCAGTATGAAGACGTCGCCGGCCTTGTTCGCGAAGTAGAGGCGTGACTCCGACGGCTCCAGCGCGTTGCCGTCAGCCCAGAAGGCGTAGAAGTCGGGGTGCGCGTTGACCGGCCGCCTGACGTACGTGTGATTGCGCGGGCTATCGTGCGTCAGCACGCGCACTTTCTCCCACGTCTTGCCTTGGTCGCGGCTCGTCCACATCGCGACGTCGCCCCCGGTGCAGTACGGCTGCGGGCCCGGCTCGGTGGGCGCGATGATACGCCACGTCCCATCGTCTTCGATGTGCAGGCAGCCGGTGTCGTAGTTGTGATCGGTGGGGAATGCGGGGCGGATCACCCACTCGCTCCCCGTCCACCGCGCGGTGGTATAGAAGCGCGGGTCGTTCACCGGGCCGGATTCGTAGCCGTTGCTCACCAGATAAAGGATAACCGGCCGGCCGGCCGCGTCGAAATTCACGTCCTTCATGTAAACGAGCAGCTTCGCGGACTGGTAGTCATGGACGAGGGCGGGGTTGTCAACCGCATCGAGCGGCACTTCCAGCAGATCGCCCGCCGCATTGCGCCACGTCTGCCCGTAGTCGGCAGTCTCGAGGTAGTAGAGGTTCGTCCGCGCGTTGAGCCCGCCGACGGGCGGGTGGTAGTTGAAGGCGGTGCCGCACTTGTCCCCATGCGCCCAGCTCACCTGGTAGTGCCCGCCGAAGCCGGCGAGCTTGTGATCGTCGCTCCACGTGGCGCCGTCGCTACTCACCCGCCAGTAGAGTTCCCGTCCGGCGGTGTACTTCGTGAACAGAAACAGGAAACCGTCGCCGGGCATCCGGTGCGGCTGCGGATAGGTGAACTCGTGCTGCTCGATGCGGTCGAAGGCGTCGATGGAATACGGCGCGCGGCTCCGGTAGATGAACCCGTCCTTGCCGCCGTGGGAACTCATGAAGATCCAAAGGTAGCCGTCGGGATCCACGGAGATCGTCGGGTTGTGGTGGGCATCCGAGGTGTTCTTTTCGAGGACGATGGTTGGTTTGGGAACGAGGCCAGTGTCGTGATCGTAGTACGAGACCATCTCCAGGAGGGGCCTGTCCTCGCCCAGTCCCTTGGTGCCGCCATAGACGAAGAACGTCTTGCGCGCCTCGGGCGAGTAGTACGCCAGGGGCAGATGCTTGGCGCAGTAGGTGCCGAGCCCGCCGCTGTACTTGTAGCGGTACTCGTCGTCCGACGGCTGGTTGCTGTACCATATGCCCCGGTAGCCGTCAGCCCTGGGCAATCGGTCGTTCTCGGTCACGGGAACACTCCTCGCCGCCAGTATGGACAGGCAAAGCGCGATGGCGATGCCCGCAGGTCGGGCGATCGCGCGGACAATGCCTCGGCTGGTTGGGCGGCGCATCACCGGCTCCATGACAAGCTCCGCTGGGATGAAACGGGTGGTCATTTCGCCTGGAGACGCGGCAAGTCCTTGGGGCGCGCCGATATCCGGCGCGGGCTGATGTCGCCGAGCGCACCCGCGCAGGCGCGCGTCGTGCGCTCGGTTCGGGAAAAGGAATTGGCCTGCGCGGCGTCGCAAGAAGCGCGCACCGGCAATCCCCCGGTGCACATCATCTCATTGAGGCCGGAAACCCGCGTCGTGCCGCGAGTCGCCGGTGAAGGAGCCCGTGATGCGTGATCGTCTGTTCGTCGTGACTTTGCTGCTGACATTGCTTGTCGTCGTATGTGCGATGCCCGGCGTCGCCGCAGAACCCGAAGGCGGTGCGTTCATCGCGCCGATGATCCAGGTCACGGACGGCGTCGCGCACTTTCAGGTACTCGCCCGCGACGACAACGACACGGCCAAGGCGCATCTGCGGGGGCGCTGCTATCCGCTGAGCGGAGCAATCGAGGCTCGCTTAACCGACCGCGGCGCGCCGGTGGCGGAGCTTGATTGGCGCAAGGTGGGCCAGGCGGAAGACGGCAAGTGGGTCGCCGACCTGGGCGGCCTGCCGGTGGGCGGCCCGTACGATCTCGAAGTGCGCCTGGTAGACGCGGAGGGCAACCCGCGTGCGGCGAACGCGGTGTACCAGATACTGGTCGGCGACCTGTGGGTGCTGGCCGGCCAATCGAATATGCAAGGGGTCGGCAAGGTGTCCGAACTGCCGCCGCCGACGGCGACGGTGCACATGTTCACGATGGACGACCGCTGGGCTCCGGCACGCGAGCCGCTGCACCCGCTGTTCGAGTCGAAAGACGAGGCCCACTGGCACGGGCTCGTGCCGAAGGACAAGACGCGCGAGGAGATCCTGCCGGGGGTGCGCCAGGGCGCTCGGTCGCCCGACGCGCGGAGCGTCGGCCCGGGCCTGCCGTTCGGGTGGGAGTTGTACCGGATTACGGGGGTACCTGTCGGGCTCATACCCTGCGCGCGCGGCGGCACCAGCTTGGAGCAGTGGAGCCCGGCCATGAAAGACGAGGGCGGCAAGTCCCTTTATGGTGCGATGCTTCGCCGCGTCGCAGCAGCCGGCGGGCGGGTGCGCGGCGTGGTCTGGTACCAGGGCGAGTCCGACGCGAACCCCGATGCCGCCGGCACGTACGAGCAGCGCTTCGTGGACTTCGTGTCGGCCACGCGGGCAGACCTGGCTCATCCCGACTTGCCGTTTCTCTACGTGCAGATCGGCCGGTTCATCATCCCATCGGATGGCCGGCCGTCGCCGTGGGATATCGTCCGCGAGGCGCAGCGACTCGCGGAGCCGAGGCTGACCCACGCGGCGGTCGTGCCCGCGGCCGATGGCACGCTGGTGGACGCGATCCATCTCGACACGGCGGCGCAGATGAAAGTGGGCAAGCGCCTCGCGCTGAACGCCGCACGGGAGTTGTTCGGGCGGGAGGACTTGCGCCCAGGGCCGCGCCTGGCGAAGGGCACAATCAACGACCGACGCACGCTCGTGACGATCCGCTTCAATGACGTCAACGGCCGCTTGCGGGCGGACGGCCGCCCGACCGGCTTCGTGCTCGCGGATGAGGCCGGAGAGCCGATCGCCATCATCATGCGGGTGGACCTGCCCGAGGACCGTCCCGACACCGTCGAACTGGCATTGGCGCGGGAACTCCCCGAGGGCGCGCGGCTGTGGTACGCGCGAGGCTTCGACCCCTACGCCAACCTGACGGACGACCAGGACATGGGCATGCTGTCGTTCGGACCGGTCTCAATACCGTATCCGGCAGAGTAGCCGCCAACGCGCTTGAATCCGGGCGTATGCTCTGTGGGCCCGCTGACGCGGCGCAATCGTGAGTCGGGCGATGCGATGACAGGTCTGGTCAGCCACATCCGGGAGACACTGATCTCCACCCCGGACACGGTGTGCCTGGAGCGCGCGCGGCTGGTGACCGAGGCCTGCCGCGAGTACGAGAAGGTTCCGGCGGTGCTCCGGCGCGCCCATGCGTTCCGGCATGTCCTGGAGCACATGACGCTGGACCTGCACACCAACCCCGTGTTCGCCGGAAACACGTCCTCGCGTCCTCGGGCATGGATGCTGCTGCCGGAATACGGGTTCCTCGTTCCCGACCAGGCCGAGGTGGAGCACGACTGGACGACCGGCTTTCTCGACGGCGACGCGATTCCCGCGGACCTGCGGTCGTATTGGGAAGGGCGGTCGTTCGGCGGCGCCGGCGCGGTCGGCCACCTGGCGGCGGACGTGCAGCGTGTGGTGCGCGAAGGCCTTGAATCGGTGATTGCCGAGGCGCGCCGCGACGCGGGTGAGGGCGATGCTGCTGTACGCCAGTTCCGCGAGGCAGCGGTGATCGCATGCGAAGCGGTCGTCGCGTGGGCGCAGCGTTACGCTGACGCTGCCGAGGAGGCCGCCGACGCGGCTACCGACCCGTCCCTGCGCGATGCGCTGGTGCGGGTGGCCGATGCCTGCCGCCGCGTGCCTGCTCAGCCCGCCCGTAACCTGTTCGAAGCTCTCCAGACGATCGCCCTGGTGCATTTGGCGATTGCCATAGAAGGTCACGGCTTCTCGGTGTCCGTCGGTCTGCTCGATCGCATCTTGCAGCCGTTTGCCGATGAAGCGCGGGACGGCGAACGGACGACTGAACTGCTCGCCGCGTTCCTGCTCAAGTTGACGGCGAACTCCGTCTGGGGCAGCTTCTCCAAGACCCAGGCGGTGACGGTCGGCGGTCTGGATCACGACGGGGCCGATCAATGCAGCGAGCTGACCCTGTGTATCCTGGACGCTTTCGCGCTGGCGCGCGTGGGCGATCCGCACCTCTTCCTGCGGTGGCACCGGGGGATGGATCCGCGCGTGAAAAGCCGCGCCGTCGAGATGCTGCGCGGGGGGTTGAGCATGCCGCTTCTCGTCGGCGATGAGCAAACCACGGCGGGACTGATAAACGCCGGCATCGCGCCTGAGGACGCGTGGTCGTACTGCGTCATCGGGTGCAACGAACTGGGCATGCCGGGCAAAGTCGCCGAATCGGCCCTCGGCCCGGACCTCAACTATCTGGCAGAGCTGAACGCCGTCCTCTTCGAACTCGATGCGCCCGATCGGATTCGCTGCATGGACGATCTGTGCGCCCGGCTCGAAGCACAGATGACGGAGACCTGCCGCAGGGCGTTCGCCCGGCATCAGGAGTGGCGCCGCCGCATGGCGGAGGAGATGCCGACCCCGTTCACCTCGTCGTTGATGGACGGGTGCCTGGCGCGCGGTCGGGACCTCCACACGGCGTACGACCTCCCTGGTATGTACGAGCGCGGCCTGACCAACGCGACCAACGCGCTCGCGAATATCGAGCGACTGGTGTTCACCGACCGGGCGCTGTCGCTGCGCGCGCTTGTCGCCGCCCTCAAGGGGAATCTGGACGACGCCGCGATCCGCGCGCAGCTCCTCGCCGGGCCCAAGTGGGGCAATGATGACGATCGCGCCGATCGCTGGGCGCTGGAGCTGGTGGCTATGCGCGAGCGCGTCAAGCAGCGCGTGGAGAAGGAGCTGGGCCACCCGCATCACTTGAGCTGCCATGTCGTGCGCAGCCTGCACTTCCTCGACGGGCGCAACATCGCGGCATCCGCCGACGGCCGGCCGGCGCATGCGCCGGTGGCTGACAGCATCGGCGCCGCGACGGGCACGGCAATAGCAGGCCCCACCGCTTTGCTCAACAGCGTCCGAAAGCTGAAGCCGGCCGAGTATTACCAGGGCGGGTACAACCTGAATCTCAACCTCACGACCGCCGCCGTCGCCGGAGACGACGTGCCCCCGCGGCTGGCGGCCATGATTGATGCGTTTCTCGCCTACGGCGGACAAGAGCTGCAGCTCAACTGTCAGGACGTAGACACTTTGCGTGCGGCTCAGGAGGATCCAGAGCGTTACCGCGACCTGTTGGTTCGGGTCGCCGGGTTCAACGCTTTGTTCGTGCAGCTTTCCCGCCGCGAGCAGGACGCGTTGATCCGGCGAGCGGAGAATGCCTGGTAGGCCACGTTATCCATGGCCGTTATGGGTCGGTGGGCCCGTCGCCCCCGAACTCCGCGCGTCCTCCCATTGCATCCCCGATATACATCAAAGAGGCGCAGATGTCCAAGGGTGCCGCATTGACTCTCGTCGCCTCCCCGCGTACGCTGTTCTTGGTTGACGCTGTGACGCGGCGGAGCGGCACGACATCGGTTGCGGGCGCGCCTCCGACCAGGCGGACGAGGCCGAAAGGGGGGCGGCGCGGCGGAAACGACGGCCCTTCGCGGGAGAACGGCGCATGTCTGCCGGGGAGCGCACCGCAGGTCGTCCGGCCCGGCGACAAGGTGAGCCGATCGCAGGCAGGGCGAGGGGGCCGTTACTGTGCATCGCCCGGATGGCCGGGCAGCCCCTTTGGTGACGATGGTTCAGATGCGTGAAGGTCGGCGGGCCGCCGAGGCAGTAGAATGGTAGTCTGGCAACGGCGGACGCAGCATTAGCTTGGCCGCGCGAGTCGAATTGTGGAGGGATTGAGGAGAGTCTGAGGATGAAGATCGCTTTCGTAGGTGCCGGCAGTCTGGGCTTCACCCGGACGCTGGTCATAGACATGATGTCGTGGGAGGACATGCAGGATGCCCACATTGCCCTGATCGACATTGACAAGCAGCGGCTGGACTACGCTCACCGGGCGGTGAATCGGATCATGGAGGTCGGCCAGTATCCGGCGAAGGTCGAGGCGACCCTGGACCGCGCGGAGGGCCTCAAGGACGCCGACATCGTCATCACGACGATTCTGGCTCATGGGGCCGATGGGTTCCGGCCCGAGATTGACATCCCCATGAAGTACGGCGTGGACTTCAACGTCGGCGACACGCACGGCACGGCGGCGGTGTTCCGCGCGCTGCGGACGATCCCTATGATGCTCGACATCTGCCGCGACATCGAGCGCCACGCGCCGAACGCCTACTTGCTGAATTACACGAACCCCATGTCAATGCTGTGCCGGGCGATGCAGCGCGAGACCTCCGTCAGATTGGTCGGGCTCTGCCACAGCGTGCAGGGCCTGGGCGGAATGCTTGCCTCGTGGATCGGCGCGCCGCGGGACGAGATCGTGTGCGCGTGCGCGGGCATCAACCACCAGGCGTGGGCGATCCGGTTCGAATGGAACGGCAAGGATGCCTACCCGCTGCTGCGCGAGGCGATGCAGCGTCCGGAGATCTACCGCAAGGACATCGTGCGCAACGAGATGTTCCTGGCGCTCGGCTATTACGTCACCGAATCGAGCGGGCACAATTCGGAGTACAACTGGTGGTTCCGCAAGCGCCCAGAGCTCATCGAGAAGTACTGCATGCACGGCGAGAACTGGAACCCGGGCCGGCATCGCTACATCCTCGACGAGTACGAGGATCGGGAACAGGCCGAGAAGTGGCAGAAATCAATGGAGGACTATGGCGCGGGACGCGTCGAGATCAAGTTGGGCCGATCGCACGAGTACGCGTCCAGCATCGTGCGCGGACTGCTTTTCGACGAGGTCTTCGAGTTCAACGCCACGGTGGCTAATGCCGGGCTGATTACCAACCTGCCCGATCAGTGCGCGGTCGAAGTTCCCGTCATCGCGACCAAGACCGGCTTCGGTCCGATTCACGTCGGCGCCCTGCCCATACAGTGCGCAGCGCTCAACCAGGTGAACACAGCAGTGAACGAACTCGCGGTCGAGGCGGCGATCAACGGCGACCCCCAGGCCGCCTACCACGCGTGCTGCTACGATCCGCTCGCGGCCTCAGCCCTGTCGCTGGCGGAGATCAGGCAGATGGTGGATGAGCTGTTCAAGGTCCAGGCGCCGCTGCTGCCGCAGTTCAAGCACCTGACCTAGGACGTGACGGGGGCGCCGGGAGCGCTTTGCGCAACGCCTCGCCAGATCGCGCCGAATGGGCTATACTGGACACACCTGGTCCGGGCCGGCGAGTGCGTGCATGCGAAAGGCAGTTTGGATCTCGGCGCTTGTCCTCGTAATCGCAGCACTCCTCTGCATCTTTCTGTATCCGCGATGGGCGCGGCCCAAGCGCCAACCGCCCGCAGCTCCGGAGCCACCGCCGAAGCGCGCCACCATCACCTTCATCGGCGACATCATGCTCGCATCAGGCGCCGGCAAGCTCGCCTCCGCACGGGGCACCGAGGATCTCCTCAGCGGCGTGAGCGACGTGCTGCGCGCCGACGATCTCACCATCGGCAACCTCGAATGCGCGGTCGCGACCACCGGCACGCCCGCCGACAAGGATTACACCTTCCGCGCGGATCCCGTGCTGTTGCCCGGCCTGCGCCGGGCGGGCGTTGACGCTGTATCCCTCGCCAATAACCACAGCCTCGACTACGGCGGCGCCGCCCTGCTCGAGACGCTGGAGCACGTGCAGAAGGCAGGGCTGCACAGCGCCGGGGCGGGGGCCAACCTGAGCGCGGCCGCCGCGCCGGCGATCATCGCTGCCGGCGGACACAAGGTCGCATTTATCGCAGCCAGCCGCGTGCTCCCGTCAGGGGCCTGGTACGCCGCCGCTGATCGCCCCGGGATCGCCCCGGCCTACGATCCGGCGCACATGCTCGCTGCGATTCGCTCGGCCAGCGCCAGAGCCGATATCGTCATCGCGTACCTGCACTGGGGGAAGGAACGCGCGATTAGGCCGGAGGGGTACCAACGGTCGGTCGCCCGGCAGTGCATCGAGGCAGGTGCGGATCTCGTGGTCGGCACTCACCCCCATGTGCTGCAGGGCTTCGAGTACCATCGCGGCAAGCTCATTGCGTACAGCTTGGGCAACTTCGTCTTCAACAACCGGGTCAAGGAAACCGCGATGCTGCAGACCAGGTTCGCGGATGGCGGCATGAACGGCGCGGGCGTGATTGCGTGCCACATCACGGGCTACCGCCCGCAGTTGGTGGATGATCCCCGTGTCCGGCAGCAGATGCTCCGTTCGCTGGAAGAGCGGTCGTTTGGAGTGCGCATCGCGGACGACGGCTCGCTATCGCCCGCGCAGTGACGCCTGGCCTGGCTCGTCGCGCCGGCGAGCGGCGCGGTTCGCCTTGATGTATAATGGGTCGGATATGTGCTGGTCGCGCCCGCGCCGGGAATGCCGGAGGGGATCGTGAATCGCGCCATCGTTACACGCTGCGTCTTGCTGATCGCACTGCTCACCTGCTTCGCCGTGCCGGCGTGGGCAAAGGACTTTCGTCTCGCCCGCGCGGAGATAACGGCGGAAGTCCGCCAGGACGGCTCAATGCGCGTGCGCGAGGAACGCGACTTCGTCTTCAACGGCGACTTCACCTACGCGTACCGCGTGCTGAAGCTCCCGCCGGGAACGACCGTCACTCGTCTCGCCGTCGGTGAACCCGGCACTTCCTATGTCGAACGTCCTGATCAGTCACCAGGGACCTACCGTGTCTCACGGCAGGGCAACGCGCTGACGGTGTACTGGTATTACCGGGCGAGCGACGAGACGCGGACGTTCGTGCTCGCCTACGACGTCGCGGGGGCGGTGCAGAAGCACCGCGATGTCGCGGAACTCTACTGGCAGTTCATCGGGACGGAATGGGGGGCGCAGACGAACTTCGCGCGCGTCACCGTGAACCTTCCGGGCGCGGTGCAGCGCAGCGACATCCGCGCGTGGGCGCACGGGCCGCTGTGGGGCAACGTCGCCATCGCGGACGGTCGCGTCGACCTCACGTGCAAACGGCTGCCCGCAAAGACGATGGTGGAGGGCCGGATCCTCTTCCCGACCCACGTCATCCTTCGCAGCGCACGCCAGGATAAGGCTGCAGTCCTCGCGTCGGTGCTCGCGGAGGAGGGGCGGTGGGCCAAGAGCGCCAACCGCAGACGCATTCTGTTCGCGCTGCCGCTCATCCTGGCCATCGGCGGTCCGCTCGTCGCGCTCGTGCTGTACCTAGTCTTCGGANNNNNNNNNNNNNNNNNNNNNNNNNNNNNNNNNNNNNNNNNNNNNNNNNNNNNNNNNNNNNNNNNNNNNNNNNNNNNNNNNNNNNNNNNNNNNNNNNNNNCGGATCGGCTCCGCGCACGTGACGTACTTCCGCGAGATCGCCGCCGAGTACGGTGCGCTGACCCCGCCGGCTCGAGCGGCGGCGGCGTATCCGGCCGCGAGGTCTCTCAACGGCTTGCGTCTGTCTGTCGACGGGAGGAAATAGGGGGCCATGGATGAATACCCCCCGCTCAACCTCGACCATCTGCGCACGCTCACTGACACGACGGGCATAATCCAGCACGCCACCTACTCCATCCCGAACCGCAAGACGGGCTACACGACCGACGACAATGCGCGCGCTCTCGTCGTTGCTCTACAGTACTACGAGCACATGCAGGGCCGCGGGAGTCTCCGCCTCATCTCGACCTACCTGTCCTTCCTCCATTTCGCCCAACGCCCCGACGGCAAGTTCCGCAACTTCATGAGCTATGAGCAGAACTTCCTGGACAACGAGGGGTCGGAGGACTGCTTTGGCCGATCCGTCGCGGCCTGCGCGTACACGCTGTGTACGCCGGTTCACGAGAATATCA
Proteins encoded in this region:
- a CDS encoding Gfo/Idh/MocA family oxidoreductase, encoding MTGDARARATTCRAIRSDRHTFELRGARGEAYVNETADPDPIGLGIVGCGSVARAYGEPLRRLEAQGNARHVACCDALPGRAEEYAAQYGVPHTVPDIDALLRRDDVDVVLVFTPNKSHSEMAGAALAAGKHVLVEKPMATSVTDARALAEQARTSPGHLICAPFVILSRTFQTMSQHIARGDIGEVYTARAIYGWAGPDWSEWFYQAGGGALFDLGVYDITALTGLLGPAKRVTAMTGICVPERIVAGTPMRVEAADSIHLILDFGDSVFASAVTGFTIQRQRTAALEIYGAEGVIQMLGHTWGPHGCELWQNSAGCWQVFDEMEHDYHWTAGLDHLVECIRSGTEPIVTPEHALHVTEIMIRALDSGETGRAVELDTRFAPIYFSELKRLRPPHRIHDPTRREEDELN
- a CDS encoding BNR-4 repeat-containing protein; translation: MRRPTSRGIVRAIARPAGIAIALCLSILAARSVPVTENDRLPRADGYRGIWYSNQPSDDEYRYKYSGGLGTYCAKHLPLAYYSPEARKTFFVYGGTKGLGEDRPLLEMVSYYDHDTGLVPKPTIVLEKNTSDAHHNPTISVDPDGYLWIFMSSHGGKDGFIYRSRAPYSIDAFDRIEQHEFTYPQPHRMPGDGFLFLFTKYTAGRELYWRVSSDGATWSDDHKLAGFGGHYQVSWAHGDKCGTAFNYHPPVGGLNARTNLYYLETADYGQTWRNAAGDLLEVPLDAVDNPALVHDYQSAKLLVYMKDVNFDAAGRPVILYLVSNGYESGPVNDPRFYTTARWTGSEWVIRPAFPTDHNYDTGCLHIEDDGTWRIIAPTEPGPQPYCTGGDVAMWTSRDQGKTWEKVRVLTHDSPRNHTYVRRPVNAHPDFYAFWADGNALEPSESRLYFANKAGDVFILPETMTEDFAEPLRLHHDR
- a CDS encoding sialate O-acetylesterase, which produces MRDRLFVVTLLLTLLVVVCAMPGVAAEPEGGAFIAPMIQVTDGVAHFQVLARDDNDTAKAHLRGRCYPLSGAIEARLTDRGAPVAELDWRKVGQAEDGKWVADLGGLPVGGPYDLEVRLVDAEGNPRAANAVYQILVGDLWVLAGQSNMQGVGKVSELPPPTATVHMFTMDDRWAPAREPLHPLFESKDEAHWHGLVPKDKTREEILPGVRQGARSPDARSVGPGLPFGWELYRITGVPVGLIPCARGGTSLEQWSPAMKDEGGKSLYGAMLRRVAAAGGRVRGVVWYQGESDANPDAAGTYEQRFVDFVSATRADLAHPDLPFLYVQIGRFIIPSDGRPSPWDIVREAQRLAEPRLTHAAVVPAADGTLVDAIHLDTAAQMKVGKRLALNAARELFGREDLRPGPRLAKGTINDRRTLVTIRFNDVNGRLRADGRPTGFVLADEAGEPIAIIMRVDLPEDRPDTVELALARELPEGARLWYARGFDPYANLTDDQDMGMLSFGPVSIPYPAE
- a CDS encoding alpha-glucosidase/alpha-galactosidase; this encodes MRMKIAFVGAGSLGFTRTLVIDMMSWEDMQDAHIALIDIDKQRLDYAHRAVNRIMEVGQYPAKVEATLDRAEGLKDADIVITTILAHGADGFRPEIDIPMKYGVDFNVGDTHGTAAVFRALRTIPMMLDICRDIERHAPNAYLLNYTNPMSMLCRAMQRETSVRLVGLCHSVQGLGGMLASWIGAPRDEIVCACAGINHQAWAIRFEWNGKDAYPLLREAMQRPEIYRKDIVRNEMFLALGYYVTESSGHNSEYNWWFRKRPELIEKYCMHGENWNPGRHRYILDEYEDREQAEKWQKSMEDYGAGRVEIKLGRSHEYASSIVRGLLFDEVFEFNATVANAGLITNLPDQCAVEVPVIATKTGFGPIHVGALPIQCAALNQVNTAVNELAVEAAINGDPQAAYHACCYDPLAASALSLAEIRQMVDELFKVQAPLLPQFKHLT
- a CDS encoding CapA family protein, coding for MRKAVWISALVLVIAALLCIFLYPRWARPKRQPPAAPEPPPKRATITFIGDIMLASGAGKLASARGTEDLLSGVSDVLRADDLTIGNLECAVATTGTPADKDYTFRADPVLLPGLRRAGVDAVSLANNHSLDYGGAALLETLEHVQKAGLHSAGAGANLSAAAAPAIIAAGGHKVAFIAASRVLPSGAWYAAADRPGIAPAYDPAHMLAAIRSASARADIVIAYLHWGKERAIRPEGYQRSVARQCIEAGADLVVGTHPHVLQGFEYHRGKLIAYSLGNFVFNNRVKETAMLQTRFADGGMNGAGVIACHITGYRPQLVDDPRVRQQMLRSLEERSFGVRIADDGSLSPAQ
- a CDS encoding DUF2207 domain-containing protein, which translates into the protein MNRAIVTRCVLLIALLTCFAVPAWAKDFRLARAEITAEVRQDGSMRVREERDFVFNGDFTYAYRVLKLPPGTTVTRLAVGEPGTSYVERPDQSPGTYRVSRQGNALTVYWYYRASDETRTFVLAYDVAGAVQKHRDVAELYWQFIGTEWGAQTNFARVTVNLPGAVQRSDIRAWAHGPLWGNVAIADGRVDLTCKRLPAKTMVEGRILFPTHVILRSARQDKAAVLASVLAEEGRWAKSANRRRILFALPLILAIGGPLVALVLYLVFG